The genomic segment ATCGCCCGGCTGAGGCAATCCGTGCGGCCGGGCGGCTTTATGGTCATCGACGATGGGTTCCTCAAAGAGCGGACAGCTCTTGAGCGACCCGGTTACGAACACTACGCGCCCCACGAAGAGACCGTCAGGCAGCTCACCAGCCATGGAGACACGCTTCTCCGCGAGAAGGTCCTATCGGTAGATGAGATCCGGGCCATCGACCGTCATTTTATCGAGTGCATCCGCAAACGGGCCGCGGGGCTGGCCAGGCGACACCCTGAAGCGGCTGATCTACTGTCCGCGTATATCCAGCGGCAGGAGCACGAGTGCGAAATAATAGAGGCGGAAGTTTCTGGCGCAGTCTGGCTGCTCCAGCGAGCTTGTTAGCTTTGAATGAATGCTTCAGCAACTTGTCTGAGAATAATCCCGCTGTACGGCCAGCATTCATCGGCACGAGGCCTCCCGGTGGACAATGATCGATGAAATCCCTTGATCCCGACCAATATTTAGCCCATATTTAGGTCCAATCTTGAGGAGTCGACATGAGACCAAGTGAGTCCATTAAACCCATCAGCTATTTGAAGGCTCATGCGTCGGAAGTTATTCGGGATATCGTAGATAACCAGAAGACCATGGTGATTACTCAGCATGGCAAGGCGAAAGTCGTGGTGCAGGATGTGCGTACTTACGAGCGTACTCAGGAGAGTCTTGCCCTGCTCAAAATGCTAGCCCAGAGTAGCAAGAGTATTAAGGAGGGCAGGTTCAAACCCGTCAAGGAAGCATTTGAAGACTTGGCTCAACGCATCCAGGTCCATCGGCAGGCGTGAAATATAACGTCTACATTGTCTCAGATGCTGAAGTGGATTTGTTTGATATCTATCGTTATGTCGCTTCAGCGGATTCTCCCTCGAAAGCGGGAAGGCTAATTGACAAGCTCCAGGATCTATGCTTGGGCCTTGAAGAATTCCCGGATCGCGGCCATGTCCCGCCTGAACTTGCGTCCATTAACGTCTATGATTACCTCGAGATTCATTATAAACCGTATCGGATTATCTACCAGATTGTAGGTGAGGATGTTTTTGTGCATTGTATATTAAATGGCCGCCGAGATATGCAAGAATTGCTGCAGCATAGGCTACTGCGTTGAATTGGCTGCTTTTTAGCAGGTACCGGACTTAATTCTTTCAAAGGAGGTTCTATGGCTGGCATCGTCGGCTACGGCGCTTACGTCCCCTGCTACCGCATCAAGGCCGAGACTATCGCCCGGCAGTGGGGCGGTGATCCCGAGGCGGTGAAAAAGGGCTTATTGCTGGAAGAGAAAACGGTGCCCGGCCTGGATGAGGACACCATCACCATCTCCGTTCAGGCGGCCCGCTACGCCCTCCAGCGGGCAGGGATACACCCCACTGAGATCGGGGCGGTATACATCGGCTCCGAATCGCACCCGTACGCGGTCAAACCCAGCGGCACTGTGCTCGTCGACGCACTGGGCATCGGTACCGAGGTGCACGTGGCCGACTACGAGTTCGCCTGTAAGGCCGGCACGGAGGCCATGTTTGTTGCCTGCAGCCACGTGAAGGCCGGCCACATGAAATATGCCCTGGCCGTCGGTGCTGACACCTCCCAGGGCGCGCCGGGAGATGCACTGGAATACACCGCCTCTGCCGGGGGGGCCGCCTTCATCATCGGCACCGAAAACGTGGCGGCGGAGGTCCTGGAGACCTATTCTTACACCTCCGATACCCCCGACTTCTGGCGCAGGGAGGGGGAGTTTTATCCCCAGCATGCTGGGCGGTTTACCGGCGACCCGGCCTACTTCCGGCACATCCTGGGGGCCGGACGCGGTATCCTGGAGAAAAGCGGCTGCCGGCCCGCGGATTTCGCCCATGCCGTCTTCCACATGCCCAACGGCAAGTTCCCCCTGCGGGTGGGAAAGATGCTGGGCTTCACGCAGGAGCAGCTGCAGGAAGGC from the Candidatus Neomarinimicrobiota bacterium genome contains:
- a CDS encoding hydroxymethylglutaryl-CoA synthase, translating into MAGIVGYGAYVPCYRIKAETIARQWGGDPEAVKKGLLLEEKTVPGLDEDTITISVQAARYALQRAGIHPTEIGAVYIGSESHPYAVKPSGTVLVDALGIGTEVHVADYEFACKAGTEAMFVACSHVKAGHMKYALAVGADTSQGAPGDALEYTASAGGAAFIIGTENVAAEVLETYSYTSDTPDFWRREGEFYPQHAGRFTGDPAYFRHILGAGRGILEKSGCRPADFAHAVFHMPNGKFPLRVGKMLGFTQEQLQEGWLVNIMGNTYSGSSPTGLAAILDVAKPGDLIFMVSFGSGAGSDAFIFQATDLLPAIQDKAPKVRALLGQNRRYLDYGQYAKYRRKIILSSPV
- a CDS encoding type II toxin-antitoxin system Phd/YefM family antitoxin — protein: MRPSESIKPISYLKAHASEVIRDIVDNQKTMVITQHGKAKVVVQDVRTYERTQESLALLKMLAQSSKSIKEGRFKPVKEAFEDLAQRIQVHRQA
- a CDS encoding type II toxin-antitoxin system RelE/ParE family toxin; amino-acid sequence: MDLFDIYRYVASADSPSKAGRLIDKLQDLCLGLEEFPDRGHVPPELASINVYDYLEIHYKPYRIIYQIVGEDVFVHCILNGRRDMQELLQHRLLR